The following proteins are encoded in a genomic region of Brachypodium distachyon strain Bd21 chromosome 1, Brachypodium_distachyon_v3.0, whole genome shotgun sequence:
- the LOC100824226 gene encoding uncharacterized protein LOC100824226 → MSRCIPYPPPGYVRNPVAVAVAVAEVETTDKLQKEREKADRKKEKKNGKKSFHQGGGETSKHSKRTHKKRRHEDISLADLESRRASKESAEQLENSGLSEEHGAPCFIQTAAHGSPESSQDSSKRRKVILPSPSQNKNGNILRIKIKRDQEFPAATLNNSRVQQMVRGPSPLSKQIAVRPHHREVIVKSEATAAVLKQVDVQPPPVKILQRVESSTTSNVVPKVDPVIAPKIMKQIDPWLSLEAATVRLEPTPSKVIGSAGTLPTKLSPAAQVFQRVDPPVPSIGLQRDAPSSSAMVLQKETSPVAFRQPDVQLPFLPQQSDVPIETLIKQQQPNTSLPIEEPSFSGRKTDKGAVPEIKQSKSDRKKNRKAEKKERKFGDLFVTWNPPSFEMEDTGDGDQDWLLGSARKPDASVSCCTASDGSVPFQSVSQQFSLQPRAIHLPDLHVYQMPYVVPF, encoded by the exons ATGTCGAGGTGCATCCCCTACCCGCCGCCGGGGTACGTGCGGAACCCAGTGGCCGttgccgtggccgtggccgaggTGGAGACGACCGATAAG CTCcagaaagaaagggaaaaggcCGAtaggaagaaagagaaaaagaatggCAAGAAATCTTTCCATCAGGGTGGTGGTGAGACATCGAAACATTCCAAGCGTACCCATAAGAAGAGAAGGCATGAAGATATTAGCCTGGCTGATCTGGAGTCCAGACGAGCCTCCAAAGAATCAGCTGAGCAGTTGGAAAATAGTGGACTCTCAGAAGAGCATGGAGCTCCCTGTTTCATTCAGACAGCAGCACATGGCTCACCAGAGAGTTCTCAGGATAGCAGTAAGAGAAGGAAAGTTATACTCCCCAGCCCTAGCCAAAATAAGAATG GAAACATTCTTCGCATCAAGATAAAAAGAGACCAGGAGTTTCCTGCAGCCACATTGAATAATTCAAGGGTCCAACAAATGGTACGAGGTCCATCCCCATTGAGTAAGCAGATTGCTGTCCGACCTCACCATAGGGAAGTGATTGTGAAATCAGAAGCCACTGCAGCTGTGCTAAAACAAGTGGATGTACAACCTCCTCCTGTGAAGATTTTGCAGAGAGTGGAATCATCTACCACTTCAAATGTTGTGCCGAAGGTAGATCCTGTGATTGCACCAAAGATCATGAAGCAGATAGATCCCTGGTTATCTTTGGAAGCAGCTACAGTGAGACTTGAACCTACACCTTCCAAGGTTATTGGAAGTGCAGGTACATTGCCTACCAAACTGAGTCCTGCTGCCCAGGTGTTTCAGAGAGTTGATCCTCCAGTGCCGTCCATTGGGCTCCAAAGGGATGCCCCTTCATCTAGTGCCATGGTGTTGCAGAAGGAAACAAGCCCGGTTGCTTTTCGCCAGCCAGACGTGCAACTGCCGTTCCTTCCGCAACAATCAGATGTGCCTATTGAGACTCTcatcaagcagcagcagccaaaCACTTCCTTGCCCATAGAAGAGCCTTCTTTCTCTGGTAGGAAGACAGATAAGGGTGCAGTGCCAGAGATTAAACAGTCCAAGTCAGATCGGAAGAAGAACCGGAAGGCggagaagaaagagaggaagTTTGGAGATCTATTTGTTACCTGGAATCCACCATCGTTTGAGATGGAGGATACAGGAGATGGCGACCAGGACTGGCTGCTTGGCAGTGCCAGGAAACCTGATGCCAGTGTCAGCTGCTGCACGGCAAGTGATGGTTCAGTGCCGTTTCAATCAGTTTCGCAGCAGTTCTCTTTGCAACCCAGGGCTATTCATTTGCCTGATCTTCATGTCTATCAGATGCCATATGTGGTTCCATTTTAG